Proteins encoded together in one Micromonospora auratinigra window:
- a CDS encoding response regulator transcription factor translates to MTADTAPRGLVLVVEDEPAIADLVRLYLTRDGFGVHLERDGTAGLAAALRLRPVACVLDIALPGLAGTEVCRRLREAGDWTPVIFLTARDDEVDRIVGLELGADDYVTKPFSPRELVARIRAVLRRAAGAPAGAEQPRVVGPVTLDPSRRTVTAAGAPVQLTSTEFDLLAHLMARPGRVFTREELLAGVWGYAAHAGTRTVDVHVAQVRAKLGPASVIRTHRGVGYAADA, encoded by the coding sequence GTGACCGCCGACACCGCCCCGCGCGGGCTCGTCCTCGTGGTGGAGGACGAGCCGGCCATCGCCGACCTGGTCCGGCTCTACCTGACCCGCGACGGCTTCGGCGTACACCTGGAACGGGACGGGACGGCGGGCCTGGCCGCCGCGCTGCGGCTGCGCCCGGTGGCCTGCGTGCTGGACATCGCGCTGCCCGGCCTGGCCGGCACCGAGGTCTGCCGGCGGCTGCGCGAGGCCGGTGACTGGACGCCGGTCATCTTCCTCACCGCCCGCGACGACGAGGTCGACCGGATCGTCGGCCTGGAACTGGGCGCGGACGACTACGTGACCAAGCCGTTCAGCCCGCGCGAACTGGTCGCCCGGATCCGGGCGGTGCTGCGCCGGGCCGCCGGCGCGCCCGCCGGTGCGGAACAGCCCCGGGTGGTCGGCCCGGTCACCCTCGACCCGTCCCGCCGGACGGTCACCGCCGCCGGCGCCCCGGTGCAGCTCACCTCCACCGAGTTCGACCTGCTCGCCCACCTGATGGCCCGGCCCGGCCGGGTCTTCACCCGGGAGGAACTGCTCGCCGGGGTCTGGGGGTACGCGGCGCACGCCGGCACCCGGACGGTGGACGTGCACGTGGCCCAGGTCCGGGCCAAGCTCGGTCCGGCCAGCGTGATCCGCACCCACCGCGGCGTCGGGTACGCGGCCGATGCCTGA
- a CDS encoding glycoside hydrolase domain-containing protein: MTPTFSLPGLRRAARRTLAATAATVLGAGAALAVTTGPARAAVGPQPGTYTGLGFDACTAPSSAAMAAWRASSPYRAVTVYFGGVDRGCDQPELTADWVATQVAAGWHLVPMYVGLQAPCLNTSKARIDPTRAAAQGLAQADDALSQAQALGLPRESVLVYDMEDYAGGDAACTTAVTTFLGAWTARLHDAGYLSGFYSSMARGVPDQVAAYGTAGYVRPDYLHFARWRLEDPTADPMIQATVSDPAIPAAHWSPKRRMKQHVGPHEETYGGYRIEIDGDFLDVAPLPATKSGDFTGNGWSDVVYREPSTGRLYLYGGNGTTLNGRLSLGSGWNAMDALLRVGNFDRSGGEDIVAREKSTGYLWLYPGTGNWFGSRVKVGSGWNGMRELTPVGDYNRDGYQDLAAVQSSTGALYLYPGRGTGFGARMLIGSGGWNGYDELNGGGDFTGDGYPDLLAREKTTGYLYLYAGRAGSLGGRTRIGSGWNSFRDAVQVGDFDRDGRPDLVAVQKSTGYLFRFRWLGTGWAASVRLGTGFGGMSPLL, encoded by the coding sequence ATGACACCCACCTTCTCGCTGCCCGGGCTGCGCCGGGCCGCTCGCCGGACGCTGGCCGCCACCGCCGCCACCGTGCTGGGCGCCGGTGCCGCGCTGGCGGTCACCACCGGCCCGGCCCGGGCGGCGGTCGGCCCGCAGCCCGGCACGTACACCGGACTCGGGTTCGACGCCTGCACCGCGCCGAGCAGCGCCGCGATGGCGGCCTGGCGGGCCTCCTCGCCGTACCGCGCGGTGACCGTCTACTTCGGTGGCGTCGACCGGGGCTGCGACCAGCCCGAGCTGACGGCGGACTGGGTCGCCACCCAGGTGGCCGCCGGCTGGCACCTGGTGCCGATGTACGTCGGCCTCCAGGCACCCTGCCTGAACACCTCGAAGGCCAGGATCGACCCGACGCGGGCGGCCGCGCAGGGCCTCGCCCAGGCGGACGACGCCCTGTCCCAGGCGCAGGCCCTCGGGCTGCCCCGGGAGAGCGTGCTGGTCTACGACATGGAGGACTACGCGGGCGGGGACGCGGCCTGCACCACGGCGGTCACCACGTTCCTGGGCGCGTGGACCGCCCGCCTGCACGACGCCGGCTACCTCTCCGGCTTCTACAGCAGCATGGCGCGCGGTGTGCCGGACCAGGTCGCCGCGTACGGCACCGCCGGTTACGTGCGCCCGGACTACCTGCACTTCGCCCGCTGGCGGCTGGAGGACCCGACGGCGGACCCGATGATCCAGGCGACGGTCTCCGACCCGGCGATCCCGGCGGCCCACTGGTCGCCGAAGCGGCGGATGAAGCAGCACGTCGGCCCGCACGAGGAGACGTACGGCGGCTACCGCATCGAGATCGACGGCGACTTCCTGGACGTCGCGCCGCTGCCCGCCACGAAGTCCGGCGACTTCACCGGTAACGGCTGGTCGGACGTGGTCTACCGGGAGCCGTCCACCGGTCGGCTCTACCTGTACGGCGGCAACGGCACCACGTTGAACGGGCGGCTGAGCCTGGGCAGCGGCTGGAACGCCATGGACGCGCTGCTCCGGGTGGGCAACTTCGACAGGTCCGGCGGCGAGGACATCGTCGCCCGGGAGAAGTCGACCGGCTACCTGTGGCTCTACCCGGGCACGGGCAACTGGTTCGGCAGCCGGGTGAAGGTCGGTTCGGGCTGGAACGGCATGCGGGAACTCACCCCGGTCGGTGACTACAACCGGGACGGTTACCAGGACCTGGCCGCGGTGCAGTCGTCCACCGGTGCGCTCTACCTCTACCCGGGCCGGGGCACCGGCTTCGGGGCCCGAATGTTGATCGGTTCCGGCGGCTGGAACGGCTACGACGAGCTGAACGGCGGCGGCGACTTCACCGGTGACGGCTACCCGGACCTGCTGGCCAGGGAGAAGACCACCGGCTACCTCTACCTGTACGCCGGGCGCGCGGGCTCGCTGGGCGGCCGTACCAGGATCGGCAGCGGCTGGAACTCGTTCCGGGACGCGGTGCAGGTCGGCGACTTCGACCGAGACGGCCGGCCGGACCTGGTCGCGGTGCAGAAGTCGACCGGCTACCTGTTCCGTTTCCGCTGGCTGGGCACGGGCTGGGCGGCGTCGGTCCGCCTCGGTACCGGCTTCGGCGGCATGTCCCCGCTGCTCTGA
- a CDS encoding phosphotransferase encodes METAAPTRPDRWQDEAYAWVTDALGRHGRRTTGPVRARVRPWSVVWRVPTDADPYWFKANNPGTRYEAVLLAELSRLVPDAVPDPVAVDVARGWSLLPDGGPTLRDVLGGAPDRAHWERVLPAYASLQLAVAPEVERLVAAGVPDQRPALMPALLDGLLDDRDALLLGVDGGLRPELHERLLGYRSEFAGICRRLAEIGVPASVQHDDLHDGNVFAGDAGYRFFDWGDASVAQPFGTLLVTLRSVAAAAGIAPDDPVLHRLRDAYLEAWTDRYDRATLREAAGLAMTVATVGRSLSWRRGLDTSDPARAEYVTAVPGWLEELFAQPPH; translated from the coding sequence GTGGAGACCGCTGCCCCCACCCGGCCCGACCGTTGGCAGGACGAGGCATACGCCTGGGTGACCGATGCCCTGGGCCGGCACGGCCGCCGGACGACCGGCCCGGTGCGGGCCCGGGTCCGGCCCTGGTCGGTGGTGTGGCGGGTGCCGACCGACGCGGACCCGTACTGGTTCAAGGCCAACAACCCCGGCACCCGGTACGAGGCGGTTCTCCTGGCCGAACTGTCCCGCCTCGTTCCGGACGCGGTGCCGGACCCGGTCGCGGTGGACGTCGCGCGCGGCTGGTCGCTGCTGCCCGACGGTGGTCCGACCCTGCGCGACGTGCTGGGAGGCGCGCCGGACCGGGCCCACTGGGAGCGGGTGCTCCCGGCGTACGCGTCGCTCCAGCTCGCCGTCGCCCCGGAGGTGGAGCGCCTGGTCGCGGCGGGCGTGCCGGACCAGCGTCCCGCGCTGATGCCGGCCCTCCTGGACGGGCTGCTCGACGACCGGGACGCCCTGCTGCTCGGCGTCGACGGCGGTCTCCGTCCCGAACTGCACGAGCGGCTGCTCGGGTACCGGTCGGAGTTCGCCGGGATCTGCCGGCGGCTGGCGGAGATCGGGGTCCCGGCCAGCGTCCAGCACGACGACCTGCACGACGGCAACGTCTTCGCCGGCGACGCCGGCTACCGCTTCTTCGACTGGGGGGACGCCTCGGTGGCGCAGCCCTTCGGCACCCTGCTGGTGACGCTCCGCTCGGTGGCGGCCGCCGCCGGTATCGCGCCGGACGACCCCGTCCTGCACCGGCTGCGGGACGCCTACCTGGAGGCGTGGACCGACCGGTACGACCGCGCGACCCTGCGGGAGGCGGCGGGACTGGCGATGACCGTGGCCACGGTCGGCCGGTCGCTCTCCTGGCGGCGTGGCCTGGACACGTCCGACCCCGCCCGGGCCGAGTACGTCACCGCGGTTCCCGGTTGGCTGGAGGAACTGTTCGCCCAGCCGCCGCACTGA
- a CDS encoding thiolase family protein: MSDAVIVGAVRTPVGRRKGSLAGVHPVDLSAHVLRALAERTGIDPAQVDDVVWGCVSQVGEQSWNVARNAVLAAGWPESVPGTTLDRQCGSSQQALHFAAATVLSGQADLVVAGGVESMTRVPMGASVGGGMPFSPAILERYRGVEGVAEDSPLPFNQGVGAELIAARWRFSRTQLDEFALASHEKAAAAQDAGAFDPELAPVPLADGGKFTADEGIRRDTSLAKLGELATPFKTDGVVTAGSASQISDGAAALAVTTSEWASRHGLRPLARVHTAVVAADDPVAMLTAPIPATAKALRRAGLGIEEIGVYEVNEAFAPVPLAWLAETEADPERLNPRGGAIALGHPLGGSGARIMTTMLQHMRDNGIRYGLQTMCEGGGMANATVVELL; encoded by the coding sequence ATGAGTGACGCGGTCATCGTCGGCGCGGTACGGACCCCGGTGGGGCGGCGCAAGGGCAGCCTGGCCGGCGTCCACCCGGTCGATCTCTCGGCGCACGTGCTGCGCGCCCTCGCCGAGCGCACCGGCATCGACCCGGCCCAGGTCGACGACGTGGTCTGGGGCTGCGTGTCGCAGGTCGGCGAGCAGTCCTGGAACGTCGCCCGCAACGCCGTGCTGGCCGCCGGCTGGCCCGAGTCGGTCCCCGGCACCACGCTGGACCGGCAGTGCGGATCGAGCCAGCAGGCGCTGCACTTCGCCGCCGCGACCGTCCTCTCCGGCCAGGCCGACCTGGTGGTCGCCGGTGGCGTGGAGTCGATGACCCGGGTGCCGATGGGGGCCAGCGTCGGCGGTGGCATGCCGTTCAGTCCCGCCATCCTGGAGCGTTACCGGGGCGTCGAGGGCGTCGCCGAGGACAGCCCGCTCCCGTTCAACCAGGGCGTCGGGGCCGAGCTGATCGCCGCGCGCTGGCGCTTCTCACGTACCCAGCTCGACGAGTTCGCGCTGGCCAGCCACGAGAAGGCCGCCGCCGCGCAGGACGCCGGGGCGTTCGATCCCGAGCTGGCCCCGGTGCCGCTCGCCGACGGCGGCAAGTTCACCGCCGACGAGGGCATCCGCCGGGACACCTCGCTGGCCAAGCTGGGCGAGCTGGCCACCCCGTTCAAGACCGACGGTGTGGTCACCGCCGGCTCGGCGTCGCAGATCTCCGACGGCGCCGCGGCGCTCGCGGTCACCACCAGCGAGTGGGCCAGCCGGCACGGCCTGCGCCCGCTGGCCCGGGTGCACACCGCCGTGGTCGCCGCCGACGACCCGGTCGCCATGCTCACCGCGCCCATCCCGGCCACCGCGAAGGCGCTGCGCCGCGCGGGGCTGGGCATCGAGGAGATCGGGGTGTACGAGGTGAACGAGGCGTTCGCCCCGGTGCCGCTGGCCTGGCTGGCGGAGACCGAGGCGGACCCGGAGCGGCTGAACCCGCGCGGCGGCGCGATCGCGCTCGGCCACCCGCTCGGCGGCTCCGGCGCCCGGATCATGACCACCATGCTCCAGCACATGCGGGACAACGGGATCCGCTACGGCCTGCAGACCATGTGCGAGGGCGGCGGGATGGCCAACGCGACCGTCGTCGAGCTGCTCTGA
- a CDS encoding PH domain-containing protein encodes MLPQSPPARQWRVPTVLPVVKLAGALVLAAAGLLFADGDRVQLVLAGLAAAALAGWALRDLVAPVRLAVDPEGITVRRGFAGRQRLPWPVVEAIRVDRRTRRGLTAETLEVDAGDSLHLFGRYDLGAPPEEVAEALLAARPAG; translated from the coding sequence GTGCTGCCACAGTCGCCCCCGGCCCGCCAGTGGCGGGTGCCGACCGTCCTGCCGGTGGTCAAGCTCGCCGGTGCGCTCGTCCTGGCCGCGGCGGGCCTGCTCTTCGCCGACGGGGACCGGGTCCAGCTGGTGCTCGCCGGGCTGGCCGCCGCCGCGCTGGCCGGCTGGGCGCTGCGCGACCTGGTCGCGCCCGTCCGGCTCGCGGTGGACCCGGAGGGGATCACGGTCCGCCGGGGCTTCGCCGGCCGGCAGCGGCTGCCCTGGCCGGTGGTGGAGGCGATCCGGGTGGACCGGCGCACCCGGCGCGGGCTGACCGCCGAGACGCTGGAGGTGGACGCGGGCGACTCGCTGCACCTGTTCGGCCGGTACGACCTGGGCGCCCCGCCGGAGGAGGTCGCCGAGGCACTGCTCGCGGCCCGTCCCGCGGGTTAG
- a CDS encoding rhomboid family intramembrane serine protease: MTERSGQPGDATHGPVPTAPVCYRHPDRATYVRCTRCDRPICPECMRDASVGHQCPECVSEGRRTVRPARTAFGGGAAGRQGYVTKTLIALNVLMMLLSIASARSGTAIAGGGLGGLLGGSTPLTDWGSVLGRAILPDGSLGGVAEGQWYRLVTAMFLHYGVVHLLLNMWALWVLGRTLEAVLGPLRFLALYLLAGLGGNVAVYLFSAPNRPSAGASTAIFGLFAAIFVIMRRLGRDTSSIVPILVINLIFTFTVPGISIAGHLGGLVVGALAALVLAYAPRGRRNLFQAAGTAVLAVALLGLILVRTAMLA, encoded by the coding sequence ATGACTGAGCGCTCCGGGCAGCCAGGTGACGCGACCCACGGGCCGGTGCCGACCGCACCGGTCTGCTACCGCCACCCCGATCGGGCCACCTACGTCCGGTGCACCCGCTGTGACCGGCCGATCTGCCCGGAGTGCATGCGGGACGCCTCGGTCGGGCACCAGTGCCCGGAGTGCGTCAGCGAGGGACGCCGTACCGTGCGGCCGGCGCGTACCGCCTTCGGTGGCGGTGCCGCCGGCCGCCAGGGCTACGTCACCAAGACGCTGATCGCCCTGAACGTGCTGATGATGCTGCTCTCCATCGCGTCGGCCAGGAGCGGAACGGCGATCGCCGGCGGCGGGCTGGGCGGCCTGCTGGGCGGGTCGACCCCGCTGACCGACTGGGGCTCGGTGCTGGGGCGGGCGATCCTGCCGGACGGCAGCCTCGGCGGGGTCGCCGAGGGGCAGTGGTACCGGCTGGTCACCGCGATGTTCCTGCACTACGGCGTGGTGCACCTGCTGCTCAACATGTGGGCGCTCTGGGTGCTCGGCCGGACCCTGGAGGCGGTGCTCGGTCCGCTGCGCTTCCTCGCGCTCTACCTGCTCGCCGGGCTCGGCGGCAACGTCGCGGTCTACCTGTTCAGCGCGCCGAACCGGCCGTCGGCCGGGGCGTCGACCGCGATCTTCGGCCTCTTCGCGGCGATCTTCGTGATCATGCGCCGGCTCGGCCGGGACACCTCGTCCATCGTGCCGATCCTGGTGATCAACCTGATCTTCACGTTCACCGTGCCGGGCATCTCCATCGCCGGTCACCTGGGGGGCCTGGTCGTCGGCGCGCTGGCGGCGCTGGTCCTGGCGTACGCCCCGCGCGGCCGGCGGAACCTCTTCCAGGCGGCCGGCACGGCGGTCCTCGCGGTGGCCCTGCTCGGCCTGATCCTGGTCCGCACCGCGATGCTGGCCTGA
- a CDS encoding peptidylprolyl isomerase, whose product MAEAVYATLHTNAGPIRLELFPNHAPKTVRNFVELAEGTKEYIDPRTGQPGSGPYYDGTISHRVISGFMVQMGDPTGTGRGGPGYKFGDEFHPELRFDRPYLLAMANAGPGTNGSQFFITVGPTPHLNNRHTIFGQVADEQSAKVVDSIANTPTGPSDRPLQDVVIERVEIEHKSA is encoded by the coding sequence GTGGCCGAGGCTGTCTACGCCACCTTGCACACCAACGCTGGCCCGATCCGGCTGGAGCTCTTCCCGAACCACGCGCCGAAGACCGTTCGCAACTTCGTCGAGCTGGCCGAGGGCACCAAGGAGTACATCGACCCGCGTACCGGCCAGCCGGGCAGCGGGCCGTACTACGACGGCACCATCTCGCACCGCGTGATCAGCGGTTTCATGGTCCAGATGGGTGACCCGACCGGCACCGGTCGCGGTGGCCCGGGCTACAAGTTCGGCGACGAGTTCCACCCGGAGCTGCGCTTCGACCGGCCGTACCTGCTGGCGATGGCGAACGCCGGGCCGGGCACCAACGGCTCGCAGTTCTTCATCACGGTGGGCCCGACCCCGCACCTGAACAACCGGCACACCATCTTCGGCCAGGTCGCCGACGAGCAGTCGGCCAAGGTCGTGGACTCGATCGCCAACACGCCGACCGGCCCGAGCGACCGGCCGCTGCAGGACGTGGTCATCGAGCGCGTCGAGATCGAGCACAAGTCCGCCTGA